A single genomic interval of Camelina sativa cultivar DH55 chromosome 11, Cs, whole genome shotgun sequence harbors:
- the LOC109127701 gene encoding uncharacterized protein LOC109127701: MISVVTIAELLVEYTTALAKLTAGILPRDGNVVRIGGFSLYCPPRSSPVPDFSSHLVDF, encoded by the coding sequence ATGATCTCTGTCGTAACCATTGCTGAGCTACTAGTAGAGTACACGACGGCTCTTGCTAAACTCACCGCCGGGATACTTCCGAGAGATGGTAACGTCGTTCGGATTGGTGGTTTCTCTTTGTATTGTCCTCCTAGATCGTCACCGGTTCCGGACTTCTCCTCTCATCTTGTCGATTTCTGA
- the LOC104722156 gene encoding protein PELOTA 1 isoform X1, producing the protein MKIVHRDYARNGPGSVKMVAEDSDDLWYAYNLIAVRDSVMAVTFRKVQREIPGGGRDSERVKLKLEVQVEEVNYDKDAAVLRIRGKNILENEHVKIGAFHTLELELKRPFVLRKELWDSMALDTLKQASDPAASADLAVVLMQEGLGQIFLVGRSVTSSRARIETSIPRKHGPAIAGYESALKRFFENVLQAFLKHVDFSVVRCAVIASPGFTKDQFHRHLLLEAERRQLRPIIENKSRIILVHTNSGYRHSLGEVLHAPNVMNMIKDTKAAKEVKALNDFHTMLSNDPDRACYGPKHVEVANERMAIQTLLITDELFRNSDVKTRKQYVNLVESVKHSGGEAFIFSAMHVSGEQLAQLTGIAALLRFPLPELEDIEM; encoded by the exons ATGAAGATCGTTCACAGGGATTATGCTCGTAATGGACCCGGAAGCGTTAAG ATGGTGGCGGAGGACTCTGATGATCTATGGTATGCTTATAACCTGATTGCTGTTCGTGATAGTGTAATGGCTGTCACTTTTAG AAAAGTTCAGAGAGAGATACCTGGCGGGGGAAGAGACTCTGAACGTGTTAAACTGAAGCTGGAAGTACAAGTTGAG GAGGTGAACTATGACAAAGACGCGGCTGTTTTGCGCATACGTGGGAAGAATATCCTGGAGAATGAGCACGTAAAG ATTGGTGCATTCCATACTTTGGAGCTTGAGCTGAAACGACCTTTTGTATTGAGAAAG GAACTTTGGGACTCAATGGCCCTTGATACACTTAAGCAGGCCTCAG ATCCTGCTGCCAGTGCTGACCTAGCTGTAGTTCTTATGCAAGAAGGATTGGGACAGATATTCCTTGTCGGCAGAAG TGTGACAAGTAGTCGTGCACGAATAGAAACATCCATACCTAGGAAGCATGGACCTGCAATTGCTGGTTACGAGTCT GCTTTGAAGAGGTTCTTCGAGAACGTTCTGCag GCCTTTTTGAAACATGTTGACTTCAGTGTCGTTCGCTGTGCAGTGATCGCAAGTCCGGGCtttacaaag GATCAGTTTCATCGCCACTTATTGTTGGAAGCAGAAAGAAGACAGTTGAGACCTATCATTGAGAACAAATCACGTATAATTCTGGTGCACACAAACTCTGGATATAG ACATAGCCTGGGTGAGGTTCTGCATGCTCCCAACGTGATGAATATGATTAAAGATACAAAAGCAGCAAAAGAG GTCAAAGCTCTCAACGATTTCCACACCATGCTTTCAAAt GATCCAGATCGGGCATGCTATGGACCAAAACACGTGGAAGTTGCTAATGAACGAATGGCAATCCAAACACTTCTCATTACGGACGAGCTTTTCAG GAATTCTGACGTGAAAACAAGGAAGCAGTATGTGAATTTGGTGGAGTCGGTGAAACATTCGGGAGGAGAGGCTTTTATATTCTCCGCGATGCATGTGTCAGGGGAAC AATTGGCACAGCTGACTGGAATTGCAGCTCTTCTTAGGTTTCCTTTACCAGAACTTGAAGACATTGAGATGTAA
- the LOC104722156 gene encoding protein PELOTA 1 isoform X2: MKIVHRDYARNGPGSVKMVAEDSDDLWYAYNLIAVRDSVMAVTFRKVQREIPGGGRDSERVKLKLEVQVEEVNYDKDAAVLRIRGKNILENEHVKIGAFHTLELELKRPFVLRKELWDSMALDTLKQASDPAASADLAVVLMQEGLGQIFLVGRSVTSSRARIETSIPRKHGPAIAGYESALKRFFENVLQAFLKHVDFSVVRCAVIASPGFTKDQFHRHLLLEAERRQLRPIIENKSRIILVHTNSGYRHSLGEVLHAPNVMNMIKDTKAAKEVKALNDFHTMLSNDPDRACYGPKHVEVANERMAIQTLLITDELFRNSDVKTRKQYVNLVESVKHSGGEAFIFSAMHVSGERFLYQNLKTLRCKISSAIEKP, translated from the exons ATGAAGATCGTTCACAGGGATTATGCTCGTAATGGACCCGGAAGCGTTAAG ATGGTGGCGGAGGACTCTGATGATCTATGGTATGCTTATAACCTGATTGCTGTTCGTGATAGTGTAATGGCTGTCACTTTTAG AAAAGTTCAGAGAGAGATACCTGGCGGGGGAAGAGACTCTGAACGTGTTAAACTGAAGCTGGAAGTACAAGTTGAG GAGGTGAACTATGACAAAGACGCGGCTGTTTTGCGCATACGTGGGAAGAATATCCTGGAGAATGAGCACGTAAAG ATTGGTGCATTCCATACTTTGGAGCTTGAGCTGAAACGACCTTTTGTATTGAGAAAG GAACTTTGGGACTCAATGGCCCTTGATACACTTAAGCAGGCCTCAG ATCCTGCTGCCAGTGCTGACCTAGCTGTAGTTCTTATGCAAGAAGGATTGGGACAGATATTCCTTGTCGGCAGAAG TGTGACAAGTAGTCGTGCACGAATAGAAACATCCATACCTAGGAAGCATGGACCTGCAATTGCTGGTTACGAGTCT GCTTTGAAGAGGTTCTTCGAGAACGTTCTGCag GCCTTTTTGAAACATGTTGACTTCAGTGTCGTTCGCTGTGCAGTGATCGCAAGTCCGGGCtttacaaag GATCAGTTTCATCGCCACTTATTGTTGGAAGCAGAAAGAAGACAGTTGAGACCTATCATTGAGAACAAATCACGTATAATTCTGGTGCACACAAACTCTGGATATAG ACATAGCCTGGGTGAGGTTCTGCATGCTCCCAACGTGATGAATATGATTAAAGATACAAAAGCAGCAAAAGAG GTCAAAGCTCTCAACGATTTCCACACCATGCTTTCAAAt GATCCAGATCGGGCATGCTATGGACCAAAACACGTGGAAGTTGCTAATGAACGAATGGCAATCCAAACACTTCTCATTACGGACGAGCTTTTCAG GAATTCTGACGTGAAAACAAGGAAGCAGTATGTGAATTTGGTGGAGTCGGTGAAACATTCGGGAGGAGAGGCTTTTATATTCTCCGCGATGCATGTGTCAGGGGAAC GTTTCCTTTACCAGAACTTGAAGACATTGAGATGTAAAATATCCTCGGctatagaaaaaccataa
- the LOC109127699 gene encoding uncharacterized protein LOC109127699: MISVVILAELLVEYTAALAKLTAGILPPRRQGENAVVRIGGFSLPCPSPSSTGSANRSSPIPDLSSHLVDF, translated from the coding sequence ATGATCTCCGTAGTAATCCTCGCCGAACTGTTGGTGGAGTACACAGCCGCTCTCGCGAAACTCACAGCCGGAATCTTGCCACCGAGACGACAAGGCGAAAACGCCGTCGTTCGCATTGGTGGTTTCTCTCTTCCTTGTCCTTCTCCGTCGAGTACTGGTAGTGCCAATAGATCCTCTCCGATCCCGGACTTATCTTCTCATCTCGTTGATTTCTGA
- the LOC109127700 gene encoding uncharacterized protein LOC109127700, which produces MISVVIIAELLVEYTTALAKLTAEVLPRRQGDDRDVVRIGRFSLHCPPRSSPIPDYSSHLVDF; this is translated from the coding sequence ATGATTTCTGTTGTAATCATAGCTGAGTTACTGGTGGAGTACACGACGGCTCTAGCTAAACTGACCGCCGAGGTTCTTCCGAGGCGGCAAGGGGATGATAGAGACGTCGTAAGGATTGGTCGTTTCTCTCTTCATTGTCCTCCTAGATCCTCACCTATTCCAGATTACTCTTCTCACCTCGTTGATTTCTGA